From Candidatus Syntrophoarchaeum caldarius, the proteins below share one genomic window:
- a CDS encoding (2R)-phospho-3-sulfolactate synthase: MLKSKKRVTMLLDKGIGLRSQRDLLDTAAPYITQVKIGWGIGNVLPEEILKEKIALYREVGIIVSPGGTALEKAILEDKIDQFSLWLRESGFDAVEVSNGVVKLDEDEKCDLIRDFNKKGFIVLSEVGSKDPLRDHSISIKDRVEATRAELDAGSQKVIVEAREGGKGIGFFDKSGSVISHKISEFLECVDWRDIIFEAPLKNQQVFFIKKIGVDVNLGNIAHDEILSLETLRRGLRGDTLKISG; this comes from the coding sequence ATGTTAAAAAGTAAAAAACGTGTTACGATGTTGCTTGACAAGGGAATCGGTCTGCGATCTCAGCGAGATCTGCTTGACACCGCGGCGCCGTATATCACGCAGGTTAAGATCGGGTGGGGAATCGGAAATGTTCTTCCAGAGGAGATCCTGAAAGAGAAGATTGCACTCTACAGAGAAGTGGGTATTATCGTCTCTCCAGGAGGCACGGCACTTGAGAAGGCAATTCTTGAAGATAAAATCGATCAGTTCTCCCTGTGGCTCAGGGAATCAGGTTTTGATGCAGTCGAGGTCAGTAACGGTGTTGTTAAGCTTGATGAGGATGAAAAATGCGACCTCATCAGGGATTTCAATAAAAAAGGGTTTATTGTGCTCTCAGAAGTGGGGAGTAAAGACCCGCTGCGGGACCACTCGATCTCGATCAAAGATAGGGTTGAGGCCACTCGTGCAGAACTTGATGCTGGAAGTCAGAAGGTTATTGTTGAGGCCCGTGAAGGTGGTAAAGGAATAGGATTCTTTGATAAGAGTGGCAGCGTGATCTCGCATAAGATATCAGAATTTCTGGAGTGTGTTGACTGGAGAGATATCATATTTGAAGCACCACTGAAAAATCAACAGGTATTTTTCATAAAAAAGATCGGAGTGGACGTTAACCTTGGAAACATTGCTCATGATGAAATCCTTTCGCTTGAAACGCTGCGAAGGGGTTTGAGGGGAGATACGTTAAAAATATCTGGTTAG
- a CDS encoding membrane protein produces the protein MKVGENRAIIAAVVIGILIFAGLPVAMAQEIIHTRIGHAGSALLHFIIAQITIAIMYITYKSMKATGQIQTFIFFVVGMGLLAILSLLKLFAHIIGFVYRNIGPNLHDIDLVVTLIAYFLMLITFYKWSKLLK, from the coding sequence GTGAAAGTGGGGGAGAATAGAGCCATAATAGCCGCGGTGGTGATTGGCATCCTGATCTTTGCCGGACTTCCCGTGGCCATGGCACAGGAGATAATTCATACACGAATTGGACATGCGGGATCTGCGCTGTTGCATTTTATCATCGCACAGATTACAATCGCAATCATGTACATCACATACAAATCGATGAAAGCAACCGGCCAGATTCAGACATTTATATTTTTTGTGGTGGGAATGGGACTTCTCGCAATTCTATCGCTGCTCAAGCTATTCGCACATATCATTGGTTTTGTATATCGTAACATCGGTCCAAACCTCCATGATATTGATCTGGTTGTTACGCTGATAGCATACTTCCTGATGCTGATCACATTTTATAAATGGAGCAAACTCTTAAAGTAA
- a CDS encoding Transcription factor TFE, archaea: protein MKMEILENPVVCKYFKSLIGEDGLRVLEKMPEDEITDDKITELVGLDLNTVRRTLYILYENRLMKYRREKSEDSGWLTYYWKIELNELDRVIKDKIEKFKTILKQRYKYETENVFYSCKYHSVRFVFDDAAEFSFKCPFCEESLDYEDNTPVIEAIEKKLSEMGSFE, encoded by the coding sequence GTGAAGATGGAAATACTGGAAAACCCTGTTGTGTGCAAATACTTCAAGAGCCTGATCGGCGAAGATGGTCTGCGTGTACTTGAAAAGATGCCAGAAGATGAGATAACCGATGATAAGATCACAGAACTGGTCGGTCTTGATCTGAATACAGTAAGAAGGACACTCTATATACTGTATGAAAACAGATTGATGAAATATCGTCGGGAGAAGAGTGAAGACAGTGGCTGGCTCACATATTACTGGAAGATTGAACTTAACGAGCTTGATCGTGTAATAAAGGATAAAATTGAAAAATTTAAGACGATATTAAAGCAGAGATATAAGTACGAGACCGAAAATGTCTTTTATTCATGTAAATATCATTCAGTGAGGTTTGTATTTGACGATGCCGCAGAGTTCAGTTTTAAATGTCCATTCTGTGAGGAATCGCTTGATTACGAAGATAACACGCCGGTGATTGAAGCCATAGAAAAGAAGCTATCCGAGATGGGAAGTTTTGAGTGA
- a CDS encoding Translation elongation factor EF1B, beta chain, archaeal: MGDVAAVIKVMPESIETDLMHLKDMLEAALPENVVLHGYKEEPIAFGLKALMLTLILPDSEGGTESIETAFAEVEGVESVQVVEVGLI, encoded by the coding sequence ATGGGAGACGTAGCAGCAGTTATAAAAGTCATGCCAGAGAGTATCGAGACCGACCTCATGCATCTGAAGGATATGCTTGAGGCGGCGTTGCCTGAAAACGTCGTATTACATGGATATAAAGAGGAGCCGATCGCATTCGGCCTTAAAGCGCTGATGCTCACGCTTATTCTTCCAGATAGTGAAGGTGGTACAGAGAGTATCGAGACCGCTTTTGCGGAAGTTGAAGGTGTCGAGAGCGTTCAGGTGGTTGAAGTAGGCTTAATCTGA
- a CDS encoding protein containing DUF128, with amino-acid sequence MLESVQGNPSPAISKIRDAIFNVTFDPWEKEGKVIVNVSYVNSDDVERVLEIYRLVDRLNISISPYIKILDEAADNKVGIMTICSITIDGILLKHGISINPVGGGVLYVEAARGVRFTDFLKYESTTIDPLETLTGMGLTSITDVIKTGSGKILANIREAPMIVKSDVERLLEKIAHSGLNGVLEVGEPNRDLFDIPMERDHFGIVIAGGINPLVAAAETGIRVENHAISGIVEISEMERISDV; translated from the coding sequence ATGTTGGAATCTGTTCAGGGTAATCCATCGCCAGCGATCTCAAAGATTCGAGATGCAATATTCAATGTTACCTTTGATCCCTGGGAAAAAGAAGGAAAAGTAATTGTGAATGTTTCTTATGTTAATTCGGATGACGTTGAGCGTGTACTTGAAATATACAGACTTGTTGATCGGTTAAACATAAGCATCAGTCCATACATAAAGATTCTTGATGAGGCCGCTGATAATAAGGTTGGGATAATGACCATCTGCAGTATAACAATAGATGGTATCCTGCTGAAACATGGTATCTCAATAAACCCGGTAGGAGGCGGAGTGCTCTATGTTGAGGCGGCACGGGGCGTGCGATTCACAGATTTTCTTAAATACGAGAGTACCACGATAGATCCGCTCGAAACACTTACTGGCATGGGTTTAACCTCGATCACGGACGTCATAAAGACGGGATCTGGAAAAATACTCGCCAATATCCGGGAAGCCCCTATGATTGTAAAAAGTGATGTCGAGCGCCTGCTCGAGAAGATAGCACATTCAGGACTCAATGGCGTACTTGAGGTGGGGGAGCCCAATAGAGACCTTTTCGACATTCCGATGGAACGGGATCATTTTGGTATCGTTATTGCGGGCGGTATCAACCCACTTGTTGCAGCAGCTGAAACCGGAATCCGGGTTGAAAACCACGCGATAAGTGGTATTGTTGAGATTTCAGAGATGGAGAGGATCTCAGATGTCTGA
- a CDS encoding Zn-ribbon RNA-binding protein with a function in translation — protein sequence MRDKFMHIENCMTCNIRLVERGYVRFPCPECGEGIGRCVSCRKQGNPYVCPACGFGGP from the coding sequence ATGCGTGATAAATTTATGCATATCGAGAACTGTATGACCTGCAACATAAGACTTGTTGAGCGAGGCTATGTGAGATTTCCCTGCCCCGAGTGTGGCGAAGGAATCGGGCGATGTGTCTCATGCAGAAAGCAGGGGAATCCGTATGTGTGTCCAGCGTGTGGATTTGGAGGTCCTTAG
- a CDS encoding Prefoldin, beta subunit, producing the protein MLKETEGALEELEKLGDDDVIYRNVGEILIKSDKASVQADLTEKRETFDLRLQTIERQEERIQKRLQQLQEQVKQAIGSMQQGASAV; encoded by the coding sequence ATGCTGAAGGAGACGGAAGGTGCACTCGAGGAACTTGAAAAGCTCGGGGATGATGATGTAATATACAGAAATGTCGGTGAAATACTCATAAAATCAGATAAAGCAAGTGTACAGGCAGATCTTACCGAGAAGAGAGAGACGTTCGATCTGAGGCTGCAAACGATTGAAAGACAGGAGGAACGAATTCAGAAGCGCCTGCAGCAGCTTCAGGAACAGGTGAAGCAAGCTATTGGTAGCATGCAGCAGGGTGCAAGTGCAGTTTGA
- a CDS encoding phosphoribosylglycinamide synthetase, producing MPDYIKEIRLNEASDDELVEISDELGLALSLDEMRWIQSYFKDRNRNPRDIELQSIAQNWSEHCCYKSSRSTLEEFIFGIEAPQNILIISEDAGVVEFDKDHAYVLALESHNHPSAIEPYGGAATGIGGILRDVVCMGAQPVALIDPLFFGPLDFDYERVPPGVKHPKYLLSRVVAGISDYGNRVGIPTVAGMVYFDEGYIGNCLVNVGCVGIARRENIIRSAVKEPGDALILVGGRTGRDGIHGVTFASCELDSSSEETSIGSVQLGDPITKEPLIHACLEVNELGLLHGMKDLGGGGLSCVVTEMADSGGCGAQIVLDHVPLKEEGLSPWEIWVSESQERFMLAVSPSNVEKVFEIFDKWDLEATLVGGAIPQRKLIIWYNGEMILDLDLDLLTTPPVYERECAVIERHTTASGAELLLDEPDDYGEMLLGLLSSANICSRASIIHMYDHEVRGATILKPIEGRLGYETHQDAAVIKPVEDSFRGLVIASDVNPALTQLDPFWGAASAIDEVCRNITAVGGRIHSFADCLNFGNPEKPDRMGAFREACRGLGFMAKGLGVPFVSGNVSFYNETPRGPIPPTPVILGVGLIDDVRSVITSDLKREGNALCILGETRSELGGSAYLRMRGVDGGLVPETDPAHLRSLMDQILNGIASGAIVSCHDLSDGGLGVSLSEMVIGSMIGARIDIGVMGSMRPDYLLFSESNSRWVLEVERKYLDKFISETEAKVIGEVGGSELVITSDGKDILELSNEDIARAWSRSLI from the coding sequence ATGCCCGACTACATAAAAGAGATCAGATTGAATGAAGCATCGGATGACGAGCTTGTGGAGATAAGCGATGAACTTGGGCTTGCCCTGAGTCTTGATGAGATGCGGTGGATACAGTCTTATTTCAAAGATAGAAATAGAAATCCTCGTGATATAGAACTTCAGTCGATCGCCCAGAACTGGTCTGAACATTGCTGTTATAAAAGCTCAAGATCGACACTTGAGGAGTTCATCTTTGGAATTGAAGCTCCCCAGAATATCCTCATCATATCAGAAGATGCAGGTGTCGTTGAATTTGATAAAGATCATGCTTACGTCCTTGCTCTTGAATCTCACAACCATCCATCTGCAATAGAACCTTATGGTGGAGCTGCAACAGGTATCGGTGGAATCCTGCGGGATGTTGTCTGCATGGGAGCACAGCCTGTCGCCCTCATCGATCCACTCTTCTTTGGTCCCCTTGATTTTGATTATGAGAGAGTTCCACCTGGCGTCAAACATCCAAAGTACCTTCTATCAAGGGTTGTTGCGGGAATCAGTGATTACGGGAATCGGGTTGGAATACCGACCGTGGCAGGAATGGTGTACTTTGATGAGGGTTATATCGGCAACTGCCTCGTCAATGTGGGGTGTGTGGGCATCGCGAGACGTGAGAATATCATAAGAAGCGCGGTGAAAGAACCAGGGGATGCATTGATACTTGTTGGTGGCAGGACCGGGCGGGATGGGATTCACGGTGTGACATTTGCATCTTGTGAGCTTGACTCGAGTTCTGAGGAGACGTCGATAGGATCGGTTCAACTTGGCGATCCAATCACAAAAGAACCACTGATTCACGCATGCCTTGAGGTAAACGAGCTGGGACTGTTGCATGGCATGAAGGATCTCGGTGGTGGGGGTTTATCCTGTGTTGTGACCGAGATGGCAGATTCAGGTGGATGTGGTGCACAGATTGTACTTGATCACGTGCCGCTTAAAGAAGAGGGGCTCTCGCCATGGGAAATCTGGGTCTCAGAATCGCAGGAACGATTCATGCTTGCTGTTTCTCCCTCCAATGTGGAGAAAGTATTTGAGATATTCGATAAGTGGGACCTTGAGGCAACGCTTGTTGGTGGTGCAATCCCACAGCGAAAGCTTATAATCTGGTATAACGGCGAGATGATACTCGATCTGGATCTTGATCTTCTAACGACGCCTCCTGTTTATGAGCGTGAATGTGCCGTTATTGAGAGGCACACAACCGCATCTGGCGCAGAGCTTCTGCTCGATGAACCCGATGATTATGGAGAGATGCTTCTCGGACTTCTATCCTCAGCAAATATCTGTAGCCGTGCCTCGATAATCCACATGTATGACCACGAGGTGCGAGGTGCCACGATCCTCAAACCGATCGAGGGTAGATTGGGATATGAGACACATCAGGATGCAGCGGTGATAAAACCGGTCGAAGACTCATTCAGGGGACTTGTGATTGCATCTGATGTAAATCCTGCACTCACACAGCTTGATCCATTCTGGGGCGCTGCTTCTGCGATCGACGAGGTTTGTAGAAATATCACAGCGGTCGGCGGACGTATACACTCATTTGCAGATTGCCTTAACTTTGGAAATCCTGAAAAACCAGATCGGATGGGTGCTTTTAGAGAAGCATGTAGAGGACTTGGATTCATGGCAAAAGGACTTGGAGTGCCGTTTGTATCGGGAAATGTGAGCTTCTACAATGAGACACCCCGGGGCCCAATACCTCCAACGCCTGTGATACTTGGTGTGGGCCTGATCGATGACGTACGCTCTGTTATAACCTCAGATCTTAAAAGAGAGGGAAATGCACTCTGTATTCTTGGCGAGACCAGATCTGAGCTCGGAGGTTCTGCATACCTAAGGATGCGTGGTGTTGACGGTGGGCTCGTTCCAGAAACAGATCCCGCCCATCTTAGATCACTGATGGATCAGATACTCAATGGAATTGCATCCGGTGCGATCGTATCCTGCCACGATCTATCAGATGGTGGACTTGGGGTTTCGCTATCCGAGATGGTGATCGGTTCTATGATCGGTGCAAGGATTGATATTGGAGTTATGGGTTCAATGCGCCCCGATTATCTCTTATTCTCAGAGTCAAACTCAAGATGGGTTCTTGAGGTTGAGCGCAAATACCTTGATAAGTTCATCTCAGAAACAGAAGCAAAAGTGATCGGGGAGGTTGGAGGCTCGGAGCTCGTGATAACGTCTGATGGAAAGGACATTCTTGAGCTCTCAAATGAGGATATTGCCAGAGCATGGTCAAGGTCGCTCATTTAA
- a CDS encoding Transcription factor Pcc1, translating to MRVDLEFEISDPDASVIYRALQPEVMTTPSERSCTGLIKDDPGLRLTIDAEDLVSLRASINTWLRLVKIAEDMINILECEV from the coding sequence ATGAGAGTAGATCTTGAGTTTGAGATTTCAGACCCCGATGCATCGGTTATATACAGGGCATTACAGCCTGAGGTTATGACAACTCCATCGGAACGTTCATGTACTGGATTGATCAAAGATGATCCAGGTTTGAGACTTACCATCGATGCAGAAGATCTCGTGAGCCTGAGGGCATCGATAAATACATGGTTGAGGCTCGTCAAGATTGCAGAAGATATGATAAATATATTGGAGTGTGAGGTTTAA
- a CDS encoding transposase (IS4) gives MSFIRYKKFGNKEYAYEVTSYWDPEKKKPRQKTKYLGVVVDKEKKIFKKKRREKLILDFGDTYFLNQFINRVTFFENIKKDMFLALIFYRLCYPSAMRYARMWYDGNIVRKFFDVDISSQRISEFLEEIGDESIQREFFKEYIRQITPSEGIVIDTTALPNQINIPTSAWGWHNEEIEKQIKLLLVIDRSTSLPLFFRYIAGNIVDVSTLKATVEELKKYGVSRYFVILDAGFFSEENIKELYNEEIQFLIRLPSLRKLYKRLIVEESRELESYRNAVRYGRRVLFVKQREVELFGKRVYAYVVLDPERKGREMRRTLLKVMDEIEEGEEEEMEYILMKKGIMILISSSELDRENVISLYYTRQIAEKLFGFSKDDLNLLPLRVHKEETLRGYLFLQFASLVVYSLLKRELGRDYTVEEILLTLRNLKCKVYEDEIIVQELTKQQRKIFERFGIMVPKRVGI, from the coding sequence ATGAGCTTCATCAGATACAAGAAGTTCGGGAACAAAGAATATGCTTACGAGGTAACATCTTACTGGGATCCTGAAAAGAAGAAGCCGAGGCAGAAAACAAAGTATCTGGGAGTTGTTGTTGACAAGGAGAAGAAAATATTCAAGAAAAAGAGGAGAGAGAAGTTAATTCTAGATTTTGGTGATACTTATTTTCTCAACCAGTTCATTAATAGAGTAACATTCTTTGAGAACATTAAAAAAGATATGTTTCTTGCACTCATCTTCTACCGATTGTGTTATCCATCTGCAATGAGGTATGCAAGGATGTGGTATGATGGCAACATAGTCAGGAAGTTCTTTGATGTTGATATAAGTTCACAAAGAATAAGTGAATTTCTTGAGGAGATTGGTGATGAAAGCATCCAGAGGGAATTCTTCAAAGAATACATCAGACAGATAACACCCTCAGAAGGAATAGTAATTGATACAACTGCTCTTCCAAACCAGATAAATATCCCAACATCAGCATGGGGATGGCATAACGAGGAAATAGAGAAACAAATCAAGTTGTTGCTTGTTATTGACAGGAGTACATCACTTCCTTTGTTTTTCAGGTATATTGCAGGTAATATTGTTGATGTGTCAACCCTCAAGGCAACTGTGGAGGAGTTAAAGAAGTATGGTGTATCAAGATACTTCGTCATTCTTGATGCAGGATTCTTCTCTGAAGAGAATATAAAGGAGCTTTACAATGAGGAAATACAGTTCCTGATAAGGCTACCCTCCTTAAGGAAGCTGTACAAGAGGCTTATTGTTGAGGAATCCAGAGAGTTAGAGAGTTACAGGAATGCTGTAAGGTATGGGAGAAGAGTACTGTTTGTAAAGCAAAGAGAAGTTGAGTTATTTGGTAAAAGAGTTTATGCTTATGTTGTACTTGATCCTGAAAGAAAGGGAAGAGAGATGAGAAGAACTCTGCTTAAGGTAATGGATGAGATTGAAGAGGGCGAGGAAGAGGAGATGGAATACATTTTGATGAAGAAAGGGATAATGATTCTCATTTCCTCTTCTGAACTGGATAGAGAGAATGTAATATCTTTGTATTACACAAGACAGATTGCAGAAAAGCTGTTTGGCTTTTCGAAGGATGATCTGAACCTGCTTCCTTTGAGAGTGCATAAGGAAGAGACGCTGAGGGGCTACCTGTTTCTGCAGTTCGCTTCACTTGTTGTTTATTCACTGCTGAAGAGAGAATTAGGGAGAGATTACACTGTGGAGGAGATTCTGCTCACCTTAAGGAATCTGAAGTGTAAGGTGTATGAGGATGAGATTATTGTTCAGGAATTAACCAAGCAGCAAAGGAAGATTTTTGAGAGGTTTGGTATCATGGTGCCTAAAAGGGTGGGGATTTAA
- a CDS encoding thiazole biosynthesis enzyme has protein sequence MDEVLISRAITESYMKNFIDSMVLDVAVVGAGPAGLVAAFYLAKKGVKVAVFERKLSVGGGMWGGGMMFNQIVVQEAGKEILDEFGVDCTHYKEGYYLADAIEAVSTITSKAIKAGARIFNLISVEDVVIRDKSRIHGIVINWSAVELSNLHVDPMTIASDVVIDATGHAAEVARIIEKKVGTDALVVRGERSMWAEAGELAVVENTQEVYPGFIIAGMAANAVIGSPRMGPVFGGMLLSGRKAAEIADEVKKQ, from the coding sequence ATGGATGAGGTTTTGATCTCAAGGGCAATAACTGAAAGCTACATGAAGAATTTCATCGATTCGATGGTGCTTGATGTGGCTGTGGTTGGTGCAGGACCTGCAGGACTGGTTGCTGCCTTCTATCTTGCAAAAAAGGGCGTAAAAGTGGCGGTATTTGAGCGTAAACTCAGTGTCGGCGGTGGTATGTGGGGAGGAGGTATGATGTTCAACCAGATCGTTGTGCAGGAAGCAGGAAAAGAGATTCTCGATGAATTTGGTGTGGACTGTACCCACTACAAGGAGGGGTATTACCTTGCAGATGCAATTGAGGCTGTTTCAACGATTACCTCAAAGGCCATCAAAGCTGGAGCTCGTATCTTCAATCTCATAAGCGTTGAGGATGTTGTAATTCGAGATAAGAGCAGGATTCATGGAATCGTTATAAACTGGAGTGCTGTTGAGCTTTCAAATCTCCATGTCGATCCTATGACGATTGCATCAGATGTTGTGATCGATGCGACAGGGCACGCAGCAGAGGTTGCAAGGATCATCGAAAAGAAGGTTGGCACAGATGCGCTTGTTGTCAGGGGTGAACGGTCGATGTGGGCAGAGGCGGGAGAGCTGGCGGTTGTTGAGAATACACAGGAGGTTTATCCAGGTTTTATCATCGCTGGTATGGCTGCAAACGCAGTTATCGGCTCACCTCGCATGGGTCCCGTATTTGGAGGGATGCTTCTTTCTGGTAGAAAAGCCGCAGAGATCGCAGATGAAGTGAAAAAGCAATGA
- a CDS encoding 2',5' RNA ligase: MSDKIRAFIAVDMPIEIQTAIRDLQQGLNISGVKPVNPSLIHVTLKFLGETPQKKIEKVCRVLDSIDVPRFEVHVKGVGVFPKLKNPRVVWVGLEDDSNLQQIVGMLEEDLSKLGFERERKKFSSHLTIARVKRAGKEEQLMVADFVRNNSDFNAGTVLINEVKLKKSVLTPQGPIYSDIHTKELK; encoded by the coding sequence ATGTCAGATAAAATACGAGCCTTCATTGCGGTGGATATGCCCATCGAGATACAGACCGCGATCAGAGACCTCCAGCAGGGATTGAATATCAGTGGGGTTAAACCCGTCAACCCATCCCTCATCCACGTAACGCTCAAGTTTCTCGGCGAGACACCTCAAAAAAAGATAGAAAAAGTTTGCAGAGTGCTTGATTCAATTGACGTGCCGCGTTTTGAGGTGCATGTTAAAGGTGTGGGCGTCTTTCCAAAACTGAAGAACCCGCGCGTTGTCTGGGTCGGGCTTGAGGATGATTCGAACCTCCAGCAAATTGTGGGTATGCTTGAGGAAGATTTATCAAAGCTCGGATTTGAGCGTGAAAGAAAGAAGTTCTCCTCACATCTGACCATAGCAAGGGTCAAGCGGGCAGGAAAAGAGGAACAGTTGATGGTAGCAGATTTTGTGAGAAATAACAGTGACTTTAACGCTGGAACAGTTCTCATAAACGAAGTCAAGCTTAAAAAGAGCGTTCTAACCCCACAGGGACCGATATACTCGGACATTCATACAAAAGAACTTAAATGA
- a CDS encoding secreted protein containing APHP domain protein has protein sequence MVTKYRTIIFSLGILLLMAQIPAAASDRIVGDGGVVAVVCTDVYGYKNYSAHYNDHFPLGSTVKIYVEASGTTSRDLNTDEYKPSISFELVGTKPPYPPGQSFTASASSSYMTNDDKSQTKRTYATISFGISSDEDLQGEYRFRITAKDNNAGGRVIGRTPYITVYAEKGATLYPPTNYQYSDLTIDPNPSTVGSSVTVKVNVTNLGGKGNWKDEKVYLMVDGTEVESTSTIRLDHGEEAEVTFTLNDETLGNEPGNTTIRIGELEDVVIREEGISGSGSSSSGSTSGSSGQTPAQPGFEIFGAILILLILTRSIRHL, from the coding sequence ATGGTCACAAAATATCGCACAATTATCTTCAGTCTGGGTATCCTCCTGCTGATGGCACAGATACCTGCCGCGGCATCAGATAGAATAGTTGGAGACGGTGGAGTTGTTGCGGTTGTCTGCACAGATGTCTATGGCTATAAAAACTACTCAGCACATTACAACGATCACTTTCCGCTTGGATCCACGGTGAAGATCTATGTAGAGGCAAGCGGAACCACCTCGAGAGATCTGAATACGGATGAATACAAACCATCAATAAGCTTTGAACTCGTCGGTACAAAACCACCCTATCCTCCTGGACAGAGCTTCACAGCAAGCGCATCATCAAGTTACATGACAAACGATGATAAATCACAGACAAAGCGAACATACGCGACCATCTCATTTGGTATATCATCAGATGAAGATCTTCAGGGAGAATACAGATTCAGGATTACAGCAAAGGATAACAATGCAGGAGGCAGGGTAATTGGGAGAACACCTTATATCACGGTATATGCAGAGAAAGGGGCAACGCTATACCCACCAACCAATTACCAGTATTCCGATCTCACCATCGATCCAAACCCATCGACGGTTGGATCGAGCGTGACAGTCAAGGTTAATGTTACCAATCTTGGGGGGAAAGGTAACTGGAAAGATGAGAAGGTCTATCTGATGGTGGATGGTACTGAGGTTGAATCTACCAGCACCATCAGATTAGACCATGGCGAAGAAGCAGAGGTTACTTTCACGCTTAACGATGAAACGCTCGGCAACGAACCTGGAAACACCACGATCAGGATCGGCGAACTTGAAGATGTTGTAATCAGAGAAGAGGGGATAAGCGGCTCTGGTTCATCATCATCTGGCTCAACGAGTGGTAGCAGTGGACAAACACCTGCACAACCTGGCTTTGAGATTTTTGGAGCGATTCTCATTCTTTTAATTCTCACAAGATCGATTCGCCACCTTTAA
- a CDS encoding DNA-directed RNA polymerase subunit P, translated as MSDMGYCCAKCKHLVEIDYESQGIRCSYCGHRILIKQRPTMVKTVKAE; from the coding sequence GTGTCTGATATGGGATATTGCTGTGCAAAGTGTAAACATCTCGTTGAGATAGATTATGAGTCACAGGGGATCAGGTGTAGCTATTGTGGTCATCGCATCCTCATAAAACAGCGTCCCACAATGGTCAAGACGGTAAAAGCAGAATGA